Genomic DNA from Longimicrobium sp.:
CCGGCAAGGAATTGTGGCGGTTTACGCCAGACTCCCACAGCGGGTTCGGCGAAAGCACCGCCGATGACCGAGCCTTCTACTTCGGGACGGCATCTCACCGGGTGTACGCGCTGGACCAGAACACCGGAGCGCTGCTGTGGAGCCGTGACCTGGGACCGGACTGGAAGTACCCTGGGCACGTAAAGGGAGCCGCCGTCAGCGGCGACACCTTGTACGTGAGCGCCGAACAGTTCTACGCGCAGAATGGATACATCTCCACGGGTTGGATCTTCGCAATGGACCGTGCTACGGGAGAAATCCTTTGGCGCTACCAGAATGGCGAAGGAAAAGACTGGCGCACGGTTTCCTCCAGCCCGACCGTGGCCGGCGCGCTGTTGCTCGTGAGCGACGCGACGGGGAACTCCTTCTTTGCCGTCGACCGATTCACCGGTCGCGAGGTGTGGCGTGTGATGGGTGCACCTGGGAAATTCGGGCCGGAATACTCTCCCGTCGTAGGGGACGGAACGGCATACGTAGCATCGGCGGACAACTTCGTTTACGCCGTGGACGTTCAGACCGGCCAGATACGGTGGAAAACCCGCACCCCAGCCAGCAACTACGGGTTCGCCGTGTGCGGCAGCCGCATCTTCGTGAGCTGGCCAGGGCTGTCCGTGCTGGACCGCACCACGGGACGGGTGCTTTATCAGGCCGATGAGGAGGCTACGGAATATCCCACGTCCGCGCTCGTGGCGCACGGCGACCGCGTCTTCATGCTGGGCAACCGGGCTGCGTACGCGTACCGCTGCAACTGAGCAGCGGGTGGAGAGCAAGGGGCGCCCGTGTTCCGGGCGCCCCTTCGTGCTTCATTCCCTGCTGGTTCCGCGCGAGTTCCAGCCAATGTTCGATGGGATGTCCGTACTTCTTCTCAATCGAAGGGAAATAGGACGCGCGCCCGTTGGCTTCTCGTCTCTCAGGATACCGGTACCATGGTGCGGACGAGCGGAACGCGCGGTCCTGGGCATCGGCCGCTCAGTCATCGCTCCCGCCAATCGGCAGGAGCCGGCTCCTTGGAGACCACCCGGAGCAGGTGATACTCGTAGCTCGACCCATCCGCCGGGGGATTGCGGATGCTGCGGCGGCGGACCTGGAGGACGTACAGGTACCCGGGTTCAAAGGTGAAACCCTGAATGGAGTCGAAGAAGAAGTCCCACTCATTGGAGGGTCGTTCCTTCACGAGGAGGCACTGCTGAACTTCCATCCCCATGCACTCGGCCGTCTGCGGGCCCACATGGAGAGTGAGAAGCCGTGTGGAGTTCGGCTCCAGGATTCCGCACCCGCTCAGATTGGGCACGACGAGGGCGAGCAGGAACAGGCAGCCAAAGATCGATCGCATGAGGGGATCCGGTGTTTGGGAGTATCCGCGGGACGGGGCAGCGACGCCCGCGCGTCGTTAGAACGCCGCGGGATCAAATCTACGCACAGCAGGCCGGCCGAACGGAGGCGTGCTTCCCCGGAGTTGGGGAGGTCGTGCTCGGTGAGTGGATGGCAGCGCGACGGGCCCGTGCCTCGTACTACTGCGGCCCGGCGAGGACGTAGGCGACGATCGCATTGGCGTGACCATGTCCCAGGCCGTGCTCTGCCTTCAGCCACTTCACCAGGTCCATGTGCTTCATTCCCTGCTGGTTCCGCGCGAGTTCCAGCCAGTGTTCGATGGCATGTCCGTACTTCTTCTCAATCGAAGGGAAGTAGGACGCTGGCCCGATGGGCTTCTCGTCTGTCGACATGGGTGCTCATTTCGATATGCGAGTGAGGGAAATTGAGCGGCAACCCGGCCAACTGGGCGAGCTGTTGGAGGGACGCCGACTCGGCTTCGGGCGAACTGAGGCCCGAATGCATGATCTTCAACGCGCATCAAGCACCGCGTGCAATTCCGAATCCGGCGCCTTAAGGCCGAACAGGGTACCATTCCTTTCTTCCGTCTTTTTTTTGGCTTTTCTGCGAAGTCGGTCGAGCAACTCGTTCCCGAACCGCTGCCACAACGCATTAGCCACCGGCTCTACCAACCAAATACTGTATCGTCTGTCAATGACGGACTCTGCGAGCACGGCGAAGCGCCACCAGTCGGTCGCTTCTTTAGCGGCAACTGCTGCGCTCACCCAGTGCATCGCCCAGGCGTTCTGCCTGTAATTTTTCAGTGCTGCGGCGCTGACGTCAGCAAGGAAGCCGACGCGGGTGGCCTGGAGGACGCGTTCTGATTGTGCGTTCTCACATCGCAGGCCGGCGACCGTTATAGCGAGCGCATGGTCCGCAACAGCGTTACTGGAAAACGATTCCTCAACGAAGCGCTCTAGCCACTCGCCTGCCCCAGAGAACTCCGCCGCTGCAACGGCGGCTTCGATCTCGCTGTCGGCTAAGGCACTCGTGAATCGCGCCGAACGAAGGCCGTTGATGGCGGCGCCGCCCTGCGCGCGGAAGAGAGCGAGATCATCTAAGTCGTGGCCGTCAATCGTCACTCGCGTGATACTGCGGGTGCCACGCAAATGCGACAGGACGGCCGCGCTGAGTTCGTCATCACGCGATGCAAAGGCCGCAGCAACTGCTAGCCCTACATTGTTTACTTGGCGAAGGAGCCATGGATCCGTTGTGCGCAGGATGCTTTTCAGCCATTCACTCACCTTGGCCGCGTGCTCAGCAACAACGTACTCGAGACCATGTTGTGGGGGTGCCTCCGATAGGTACTCCGCTTGTTCGTTTTCAAGCTGATCATGGAACTGGCGTAACCACGCGCGGATGCCCTCCTGCTTCTTGGCGAAACCCTCGAGACCGCCGTCCGGCTCAGCAAGCTCTCTGATCGCGTCTTCTCCGCTCTGCACCGCAGTCGCCTCACCCCAGCCTGTCGCACGGAACCCATCGGTCGAGACATCTAGGTATGGCTGAACTTCGTCTCCATGGACGACGCTACAGCTACTCAATGCTCTTATGATGATGTTATCAAGATACCCAACATACAATTCAAGGCCCTTTCCTTTCAGATGCAAGACGACCTGTCCGAGGAATCTTGGATCCACGAACCTAATCAAGTCATCGCGCTTCCTAGCAAGCACGGCTCGAGTGAACAAGACATGGTGATAATACGATTGGCGGGCGGGCGCTTCGAGCAGCGATATCAATTGCTCGAACAAGTCCGCATCTGCGCAACCCGCTCCCGCTATTGCTGCCGCCACGGCAAGCTCGTCGTTCGTGCTTTCGAGATTTTCAAGAATCGCAGCCCGAAGTGGTTGTGTTAACTTCGCCTGTCCTAATCCGGCGAACAGTAGCACTCTTGAAAGGGCGACGGTATCGGCTGCTGACGTGGCTCGTGCTAGCTGATTGTCGATGTCTTCGCTAGGAACTTCGGAGATTGCGTAGGCAAACCGCGAGTCAAGTGGACAGGCGGACGGCAGGCGCAGTATCCACTGTAGTTGCGACCGCGCGTCGAGATGGGGCATGCAGGCCACTAGGAGGTTCGATGCGATCCAATCACGCTCCCTGTTTTCGTCGTTGTCCATCGTGACCAATCGTTCAAAGGCTTCAAGAACGGTCGTGACGGTATCTTGAGTAAACAATGGGCTCAGACTCGGGAGACGCCATCCCAATTGACGGAGTGCAAAGCCAGTTCTTTGGCCCGCAGATGCTGCAATTCCACGAAACACCCCGATCAAAGGGCCAGGGTTGAACCGAGTGAGCGGCTCTGTCGCGTATTCGAGGTTATGCTCCTCCAGTGTGTTCCCCATGTGGGACCACACTGTCATGATGTCCACAGCAGCGAGCGCGTCTAGCGCTGTCTGGAATTCAGACGCTGACAAGGCGCCAGGGTCGCTCGGGTCTACGTCACTGAAGCACTCACCAATGTACCACGACTTGCCCGGTGTCGGATCATGTAGCTCGCGAGCACGTTTTTCAGACTCCTCATCGCCGAGCAACCGGAGTGTGAATGCCGCCGCCCTCCTGGCGATTTCCGAGGACTGGCTTGTAATCGTAGAAACCACCGCTTTTATGGCCACCACAGCCTCCGCAGGATCCTTCCTGTTGAGCTTCACAACCCAATGGAGTTCTTCTGAAGCATTGTAGACCGAGGATGCTACAGATTGGGCGAACGACCACGCCAACAAGCCTTCAGCGAACACTGCCAAGGGCTTCCCAGCCAAGAGTAATGCACACAGATGCGCAAGTCGCATTTCCGAAGGGGCAGCGGCCTCGAAGGTCAGCCTGTCGAAGAGCACGCGTTCCTCGGGCATCAATTCACTCAGCTTTCTGTCAATACGCGCTGCGACTTCGGTACTCCTAGTCGCTGCATTCTCTAGGTGGCGGAGTACCAACTCTTCTTTCCTGCTCCACCGGCCAAGCCATCGGGGCAGTCTGGTCTCTAGCAGAACGGCGACCTTTCCATGATCACCCACCGATTGAATCAGCTTCACCATGTTCTGAGGCTGATAGCCTGGCGGAAGATCACCTTCTGCTTGTTCCGCAACGTCGAGGAAGGGTACCGGGTCAATCGTTGCTGCTTGGCGCATCGTATCGAAGGCAGCGTCGCTCACATTTTGAAGCGAAAGCCAAGCTCGGATGAGGGCGCGCGATATCACGTTCGACGTGTCCGAACTCCAGCACGCGAGGATTGCCGCGGCGGCAACTATCTCCGCAACACGATCGAAGCCACGGATCGGATCAATAATCCCGCTAAGTGACTCGTCGGCATCTTTATCGGTGCTGGCGGCGCCCAACTCGTCCTGTTCACGCAACTCACTGTTGATCAGAAGGCCAATCGCGTACGGCAACACTTCCTCGCGAAATTCGTATTTCGTACCCGTTGGCGAGGCGGTGTGAAGAAAACGCCCTTCCTCAACCTCGGTCAAGTCGTCACGTACTACATCGAGTCCCTTCCGGCGAGCCGCGCCAGAGAACTCAGTCCATTGATCACGGTCAAACTTCGCTTTCGGTCCCGCGAGCCATGCTCTCGCGTGCTCACGGATTAGGTTCTCGAAATCGCCTTCGTTGTGTGCAACAAGATCGCCTCGTTCAACAACTCGGGCTTTCCAGTATTCAAGCAGGAGTTTTTCAATGCTTAGCTGCTCTGGGTGAATTATAAGTTCACTCAGCATTGACTTAGCAATTGAGCAAACGCGCGGGTTGCGGATGAATTCGCGAAGTTTTGCGGGTAGATCAGCAAGGGGGACACCGATGCTGTTGAGTTCAGATGCGAGTTCCTCATCACTAAAAGGCGGTACGTCTACACGGTACACGTCCACAAGGCCTCTGAGCCGCGGTTCGACTTCCCGCAGCCAGTGCGCACGACGGGAACTGACGATAACTACGCCGCCGAGTTGATGGAGCAATTCACTATGGCTTTTGATCACGTCCGCCCACGGAAGCGTACTGTGTTCGTTAAGACCGTCCAAAATCAGAACAAATCGCAACTGAGATCTATCCGGCGTTTTTGCCCAACGTCTAATCCGTTTACCCCATGCTTGGCTACTCGTCCCGCCGTGAGTGTCCGCTAGAATTCGTGCAATGCTCTCGATTGGATCATGCGGTATAAGGCGACTCGAACGTCGTCCCGCTACAAAGAGCGCAATCGGCGGATCAGGCAATGACGCCCACCACTGCGCGGCCGCCCAACTCTTACCTACGCCTTCTTCACCCACCAGTGCAATCACAGATTCTCCGGTGAGTGCAGAGTTCACTGCGTCGCTGATTGCTGTAGAGATCGCAGGCCTTTGCAGTGCGGGACGGTCCGCGTCTGAAACCGTGAGAAACTGACTAAATGACTGCTGCGACTTAAGGCGCGTCGTAAATCGTTCCTGCAGCCATGCCCGCGTTTGGTCACGGAGGGGCCCGAGTCCGACTTCCGCTTCACTAAGCGAATCGAACAATCTGCGGCGTTGCGCGTCGAATGCAGATGCGCTGACTACAGTATCTAAATCGGAGGCGAATGTTGTCTGATCGATCGCCGAAACCTGGGTAGCGAACCAACGCAGCGTAGCCGAACGCGTTGAAGCGAGTAGAACAGCAAGGGGTGGGAGTGGTCGCTCTGCCCAATCTAGAGGGAGAAACGTTATGCCAAACTCTTGAAGCAGCTCGGAAAGCGTTACGATCGTGCCTTCACCTACCTCAGATGTCGCTCCGAGTACCCATAAATCGACAACGTGTCGAAGCGCTCCACCTGCAACACTCGCCTTCCCGACTAAATCTTCAGTTGTAAGGTTTGCCGAATATCGCTTTGCCTCCATCGCCACCGCGAAACGGGCCGGTGCAGAGCTCGCGTCACGACCGTACTGTAATCCAGATTTCGACAGTCGGAAAACCTGCCCGGTGAACGACGAGAGTGCCGTCGCAACCAAGCCCTCAAATCCATTCGGGCCGGCTGGCGGCAAATCTACCAAAATCTCTTGGAGGCGTCTCAGCGCGCCGTCCAGCGCATGGGGCATAAGGGCCGACACTCGTTGGGGGTTTCTCGAATCCCTACCCACAGAAAAGTAACACACCCGCGCGACGCGGTCAGCACGTCCACGGCGGGTTGGATCCCTCAGTGGTATGCTCGTCATGTGATCAGGCCGAATAATTAGGATGGGGCATCGTTGAGTTCGCGGACGACCTGCGGGATGCAAAGGCAGGCCTGTCGCGAGTGACGCCGCCTAGCTGATCCACGTTCCCGTCCCGGGTGGCCTCCGGAATCCCCTGCCCCCACCCCCGGCGCAGTTCCTGCAGCCGCGCGCCGCGCCGGGCCGGTCCTGCCATGCAGTCGAGCGCCCGCAGATGAGCTCCGCCCCAGGGCGCGGACCAAGCACACACGAGAGCCAGACACAAGGGAGCCCCGCGTTGAGCGCCGACACGCTGTGGTACAAGGATGCCGTTTTCTACGAGCTTCACGTCAAGGCCTTCCAGGACTCGTCGCAGGACGGAGTGGGCGACTTCGGCGGGCTGGTGCAGCGGCTGGACTACGTGGCCGGGCTGGGCGTCGACGCCATCTGGCTGCTGCCCTTCTACCCGTCACCACTGCGCGACGACGGCTACGACATCGCCGACTACTACGGCATTCACCCCAGCTACGGCAGCATCGACGACGTCCAGCGCTTTCTTGACGAGGCCCACAAGCGCGGCCTGAAGGTGATCGCCGACCTGGTGCTGAACCACACCAGTAGCGACCACCCCTGGTTCCAGCGCGCGCGCCGGGCCCCCAAGGGCAGCCCCGAGCGCAATTTCTACGTGTGGAGCGACGACGACACGCTGTACAAGGAAGCGCGCATCATCTTCACCGACACCGAGCCCAGCAACTGGACGTGGGACCCGGTGGCGCAGCAGTACTACTGGCATCGCTTCTTCAGCCACCAGCCGGACCTGAACTGGGACAACCCCGAGGTCAAGGAGGCGATGTTCCGGGTGATGGAGTACTGGCTGGAGCGCGGGCTCGACGGCTTCCGCGCCGACGCCGTGCCGTACCTGATCGAGCGCGAAGGCACCATCTGCGAGAACCTTCCCGAGACGCACGAAATCCTCAAGGAGTTCCGCGTCCGGCTGGAAAAGAACTACCCCGGCCGCATCCTCCTCGCGGAAGCCAACCAGTGGCCCGAGGACGTCCGCCCGTATTTCGGGGACGACGACGAGTTCCACATGGCGTTCCACTTTCCCCTGATGCCTCGGATCTTCATGGCGGTGCGGCAGGGGATCCGGAAGCCCATCGTGGAGATCATCGAGCGGACGCCGGCCATCCCCGAGAACACGCAGTGGTGCATGTTCCTGCGCAACCATGACGAGCTCACCCTGGAGATGGTGACCGACGAGGAGCGCGACTACATGTACCGCGAGTACGCGGCCGATCCGCGGATGCGCATCAACCTGGGAATCCGCCGCCGGCTGGCGCCGCTGCTGGACAACGACCGGCGCAAGATCGAGCTGCTGAATTCGATTCTGTTCACCATGCCCGGTTCGCCGATCATCTACTACGGCGACGAGATCGGGATGGGCGACAACGTATGGCTGGGCGACCGCGACGGCGTGCGCACGCCCATGCAGTGGTCGCCGGACCGCAACGCCGGCTTCAGCCGCACCGAGCCCGAGCGGCTGTACCTGCCCGTGATCTCCGACGCGGTCTACGGATACCAGGCGGTGAACGTCGAGGCGCAGGAGCGCTCGCCCTTCTCCCTGCTCAACTGGACCAAGCGGCTGGTGCGCGTCCGCAAGCAGCACCGTGCGTTCGGACGCGGCTCCATCACCTTCCTGGAGCCCGAGAACCC
This window encodes:
- a CDS encoding PQQ-binding-like beta-propeller repeat protein, producing MLTSIILLAAALPFAASGCEDIFGGARGGAPPLLWRTPLEAKMSTSDELPATDRERVYAIAGGMVTFDARSGEIVWTYRLTFTVPKNATVRNGRVMAAEGIAFALDASTGKELWRFTPDSHSGFGESTADDRAFYFGTASHRVYALDQNTGALLWSRDLGPDWKYPGHVKGAAVSGDTLYVSAEQFYAQNGYISTGWIFAMDRATGEILWRYQNGEGKDWRTVSSSPTVAGALLLVSDATGNSFFAVDRFTGREVWRVMGAPGKFGPEYSPVVGDGTAYVASADNFVYAVDVQTGQIRWKTRTPASNYGFAVCGSRIFVSWPGLSVLDRTTGRVLYQADEEATEYPTSALVAHGDRVFMLGNRAAYAYRCN
- a CDS encoding DUF4377 domain-containing protein; its protein translation is MRSIFGCLFLLALVVPNLSGCGILEPNSTRLLTLHVGPQTAECMGMEVQQCLLVKERPSNEWDFFFDSIQGFTFEPGYLYVLQVRRRSIRNPPADGSSYEYHLLRVVSKEPAPADWRER
- a CDS encoding DUF4287 domain-containing protein encodes the protein MSTDEKPIGPASYFPSIEKKYGHAIEHWLELARNQQGMKHMDLVKWLKAEHGLGHGHANAIVAYVLAGPQ